The genome window ATGTTCGATATTTTCTTCGTCGACTACAAACCGGGACAAACGGAAGAGATGGCCGAAGCTCTCGCGAAAAATCCGCAGGTCATGTTTGACTACCCGATGGAAACGAGTTTGGAATCGAAAAGTTCGATTCTTAATTTGGAAAAGCGGATCGAAGTTCTTCGAAAATTCAAATTGGAAAACGTGGAAGACCCGGGCGACGCGGGAAGATCCTGGTTGAAATTTCCTCAGCCTCCGATCGAACCCGTTGCGGAAAAAGCGTCCGGATTAGGATTTGCGAATATTAAAAAAGACGAAAGCGGCCTCAACCGTCGTATGCCTCTCGTCGCAAAACTTTTGAACGCGGGACCGCTTCGAGAAACGGAATACTATCCTTCCATCGATTTGATCATCGCTTGTAATTATCTCGGCGTGGACGTGAAACGTGACGTTCACGTGGTGATGGGAAAATACGTAAAGATCAAGAATATCCCGCAAAAAACTCTGACCAGCTTCAACCGAAAGACCCTGAAGATGGAAACGAAAGACATCATGAATCGTCCGAACGATACGCGCGAGATTACGATTCCGATCGACGAAGACGGACAGATGCAGATCAACTTTCCGGGCGGACTCTATTCTTTCCGTGCGCATGAAATCTTCGAAGCGGCGACGGAATGGAACGAGGAAACGGCGTCTCAGTTTCAGAATACGATCTTTCTCGTAGCGATGTATTATGCGACCGGAGCCGGGGCCGCAAAAGATACGCACTTATCTCCGTTCGGCGATATGTCCGGGATCGAACATCACGCCGCGGCGATCAACACGATCTTAAACCAAGACTTCCTTTTCGAACTTCCTCTTTGGGGAGAATATCTGATTCTTATGATCGTGGGAATTCTCGTGGGAGTGATCCAGCCAAGATTGAAAACATGGCTTGCGTTCATCTTCTTTTTATCGATGGCTTTCCTGTTCTCCGTAGTGACGCTTGTCAACTTCTCGGAGCTGAACCTTGTGCATCTTTATCCGACCGTGATTCTCGAACAGCTATTCATTTTCATCGGGTTGATCGGATTTAAAATCTTAACGGAAGAAGAGAACGTAAAATATATCCGAAGCACGTTCTCCAAATTCGTATCCAAAGACGTCGTGGACGAACTTTTGAAAAATCCCGACAACTTGAACCTCGGTGGATCGAAACGGGATATTACGATTTTCTTCTCGGATATCCGCGGTTTTACGACCATGTCCGAAAAAATGGGACCGGAAGAGTTGGTTCAATTCTTGAACCAATACCTTTCCGAAATGACCGAGATCATCATTGAATTTAAGGGAACGATTGATAAATACATGGGGGATGCGATCATGGCATTCTGGGGGGCGCCCGTGCCTCTGGAAGACCACGCTTACTACGGATGTGCGGCCGGACTCGCTCAAATGAGACGACTCGCAACTCTAAAGGAAGAATGGAAGAGCTTGGATCTCCCCCAAATGGATATAGGAATCGGACTCAACTCCGGACCCGCCGTCGTAGGAAACATGGGGAGTTCCCACAGGATGGATTACACCTGTATGGGAGATACGATCAACCTCGGTTCCCGATTGGAAGGAACGAATAAAGAATACGGAACCCATATCATTATCTCCGAGTACACCTACGAAAAGGTAAAGGACAGGGTCGTCGCAAGAGAACTGGACTTGATTAAAGTGAAGGGAAAAACTCAACCCGTTCGCATTTACGAATTATTGGATTTAGTGAACGAGGATGACCTCAAACTATTAAGAAAACCTTTGCAGGCGAACTAAAGACTTATAAAATTAGATTAGAAAGTTTTCATGCAACAGGAACCAACTCTGCTGGATAGAATCAACTATCCGGCCGATCTCAGAAACATACCTTTGGAAAAACTTCCCGAGGTATGCAAAGAGGTTCGAAATTACATCATCGACACTCTTTCGGGAGTGGGCGGCCATTTTGCGAGCAATCTGGGAGTCGTAGAACTCACGGTCGCACTTCACTATGTTTTCGACACCCCGAAGGATCGACTGGTTTGGGACGTCGGCCATCAAACGTATCCGCATAAAATTCTCACCGGAAGAAAGGACAAACTCAACACGGTTCGTAAATTCAACGGACTTTCCGGATTCCCGAAACGGGAAGAATCTCCGTACGATCTCTACAACACCGGTCACGCGGGTACTTCGATCTCGCAGGCGCTCGGAGAAGCTGCGGCGCGCGATCTTACCAAACAAGACTACAACGTAGTCGCCATCATA of Leptospira sanjuanensis contains these proteins:
- a CDS encoding CHASE2 domain-containing protein — encoded protein: MSETKFKITPIHIISLVLGALGIVLISFTAFFPNFSLNTEFLLGGFALLLISSYPIYKFIEANSSDKQRSGSVWLATVVSLTMFFLYQIFTPLSDLEESSVSWRFTLLRAGVNKSEKESEEGTIEYTRYNPPPGARQDIQIIGITTTSLEKLQGRWPLPWKYYANIIDIFKNTSNHLMFDIFFVDYKPGQTEEMAEALAKNPQVMFDYPMETSLESKSSILNLEKRIEVLRKFKLENVEDPGDAGRSWLKFPQPPIEPVAEKASGLGFANIKKDESGLNRRMPLVAKLLNAGPLRETEYYPSIDLIIACNYLGVDVKRDVHVVMGKYVKIKNIPQKTLTSFNRKTLKMETKDIMNRPNDTREITIPIDEDGQMQINFPGGLYSFRAHEIFEAATEWNEETASQFQNTIFLVAMYYATGAGAAKDTHLSPFGDMSGIEHHAAAINTILNQDFLFELPLWGEYLILMIVGILVGVIQPRLKTWLAFIFFLSMAFLFSVVTLVNFSELNLVHLYPTVILEQLFIFIGLIGFKILTEEENVKYIRSTFSKFVSKDVVDELLKNPDNLNLGGSKRDITIFFSDIRGFTTMSEKMGPEELVQFLNQYLSEMTEIIIEFKGTIDKYMGDAIMAFWGAPVPLEDHAYYGCAAGLAQMRRLATLKEEWKSLDLPQMDIGIGLNSGPAVVGNMGSSHRMDYTCMGDTINLGSRLEGTNKEYGTHIIISEYTYEKVKDRVVARELDLIKVKGKTQPVRIYELLDLVNEDDLKLLRKPLQAN